A genomic region of Danio aesculapii chromosome 21, fDanAes4.1, whole genome shotgun sequence contains the following coding sequences:
- the zw10 gene encoding centromere/kinetochore protein zw10 homolog — protein MSSFVTEVLASSGKLEKDDLACKISKLSRKVEETKEEVTDMINKKYIEFIPSMEGAEELLDQVDSVSKDIDLLKSCIENEVQQNLHDAVTEYAKLKQQLEKNTAVINLLQHLQEFDTAIEEYHRALQEKNYVVAAKQHGTARACVDALKTWKDTELPIVRALSSEITIQRENLIYHLGEEWQKLAVWKLPSTKTELTGAKSFLKSALHLNKGGSKVDESVPHALLSSILQALSIQGELHKKIKLFGQVLFKYILKPLILYPSLVVEVSSQPEQGAVLSLQCIETKAEHPDPSQVYTKVLTVLKTLHEHLFDVSVDEKKVSEILGGLIWEEMSECIIRECLVHSIPANSSQLAEYSEVIKQTEDFESSLKEMGYLAGDSTDLLKYARNVNCHFASKKCQDVIVAARKLMTSEMHNTVKITPEYKLSIPKLPNPSGGEKERKESSKRSGHYDQSLENEKQLSPNTLCLPVCRISESVQQLMDLAIQTLSEAVGSSPQCGVQLFYTVRNIFHLFYDVVPTYHKDNFLKLPHLAAIQHNNCMFIAHHLLTLGFQFKPYLPLKDGVAYFVDLVPGFRRLGALCFVAQMNVQKAEMLERLSTARNFSNLDDEDNYSVASKAIRQVIHQLRRLGKVWQDVLPVNIYCKAMGTLLNTAILELINKIMMLEDISNVDGERLRTLCQTIIEEGPLVFNPLPDENKNKKYQEEVPVYVKKWMTLKEISMVLNANLQEIVDRWAEGKGPLAVEFSCNEMKSLIRALFKNTERRAAALAKIVK, from the exons ATGTCGTCGTTTGTGACAGAAGTGCTCGCCAGCTCAGGTAAACTGGAGAAAGATGACCTCGCCTGCAAAATCTCCAAACTATCACGGAAAGTGGAAGAAACTAAG gAAGAGGTTACGgacatgataaataaaaaatatattgagtTCATACCCAGTATGGAGGGAGCAGAAGAGCTTTTAGACCAGGTTGATTCCGTTTCCAAAGACATTGATTTATTAAAGAGCTGCATTGAAAATGAG GTTCAGCAGAACCTTCATGATGCTGTAACGGAGTATGCCAAGCTTAAACAGCAGCTAGAGAAAAACACTGCAGTCATAAACCTGCTCCAACATCTCCAAGAG TTTGACACAGCAATAGAAGAATATCACAGGGCCTTGCAGGAAAAGAATTATGTGGTTGCCGCAAAGCAACATGGAACA GCACGAGCTTGTGTTGATGCCTTGAAAACCTGGAAAGACACAGAGTTGCCTATAGTGCGGGCCCTCAGTTCAGAAATCACAATACAGAGAGAGAATCTCATCTATCACCTTGGAGAAGAGTGGCAGAAACTGGCAGTCTGGAAACTTCCTTCCACTAAAA CCGAGCTCACTGGTGCAAAATCATTCCTGAAGTCTGCACTTCATTTGAATAAAGGAGGATCTAAGGTGGATGAATCTGTCCCACATGCTCTTCTGTCCAGCATTCTCCAGGCCCTCTCCATTCAAGGAGAACTTCATAAAAAGATTAAACTGTTTG GGCAAGTGTTGTTTAAGTATATACTGAAGCCGCTCATCTTATACCCTTCATTGGTGGTGGAAGTGAGCAGTCAGCCGGAGCAGGGTGCTGTCCTGAGCCTCCAGTGTATAGAAACCAAAGCAGAGCATCCAGATCCCAGCCAAGTTTACACCAAAGTGCTCACTGTGCTCAAGACGTTGCATGAACACCTTTTTG ATGTGTCGGTAGATGAAAAGAAAGTGTCTGAAATTTTAGGAGGTCTGATATGGGAGGAGATGTCCGAGTGCATTATTCGTGAATGCTTGGTTCATTCCATTCCAGCTAACAGCAGTCAGCTAGCCGAGTATAGCGAG GTCATCAAACAGACAGAGGATTTTGAGAGCAGTCTGAAAGAGATGGGCTACCTCGCAGGGGACTCCACAGACCTTTTAAAATACGCCAGGAACGTCAACTGCCACTTCGCAAGCAAAAAATGCCAAGATGTCATCGTGGCTGCACGGAAACTGATGACTTCTGAAATGCACAACACAGTGAAA ATCACTCCGGAATATAAACTCTCAATCCCAAAACTACCGAATCCTAGCGGAGGAGAGAAGGAGAGGAAGGAGTCGAGTAAAAGAAGTGGCCATTATGATCAGAGTCTGGAGAATGAGAAGCAGTTGAGTCCTAATACTCTGTGTCTTCCTGTGTGTCGCATTAGTGAGTCTGTGCAGCAGCTGATGGACTTGGCCATACAAACTCTGTCTGAGGCGGTGGGCAGCTCCCCCCAGTG CGGGGTCCAGCTTTTCTATACCGTCCGAAACATTTTTCATCTGTTCTATGATGTTGTGCCTACTTATCACAA GGATAACTTCCTGAAGTTGCCTCACTTGGCAGCCATCCAGCACAATAACTGCATGTTCATCGCTCACCATCTTTTAACCTTGGGTTTTCAGTTTAAACCTTACCTTCCTTTGAAAGATGGAGTGGCTTATTTTGTAGATTTGGTCCCAGGTTTCAGAAGACTGG GTGCTCTGTGCTTTGTGGCACAAATGAACGTTCAGAAAGCAGAGATGTTGGAGAGACTGTCCACTGCTCGTAACTTCTCCAACTTGGATGATGAAGACAATTACTCTGTCGCCAGTAAAGCTATCAGACAA GTTATTCATCAGCTGCGGAGGTTAGGAAAAGTTTGGCAGGATGTCCTACCTGTGAACATATACTGCAAAGCCATGGGGACTCTCCTCAATACTGCAATATTAGAACTGATTAATAAGATTATGATGTTGGAG GACATCTCCAATGTGGACGGTGAGCGACTGCGAACACTGTGTCAAACCATCATAGAAGAGGGACCACTAGTCTTCAATCCACTGCCGGATGAGAACAAGAACAAAAAATATCAAGAAGAGGTTCCTGTATATGTAAAGAAGTGGATGACGTTAAAAGAGATCTCCATGGTGCTAAACGCTAATCTACAGGAGATTGTGGACAg gtGGGCAGAGGGCAAAGGGCCTCTGGCGGTGGAGTTCTCCTGTAATGAGATGAAGAGCCTCATCCGAGCCCTGTTTAAGAACACAGAGAGACGAGCAGCGGCCCTCGCTAAAATAGTCAAATAA